CGATGTCGCGCCGCGCCTCGATGGCGGCAAAGAGGTTTCGCGCGGACGTCGCGCCCCAGCCGTCGCGCTCGGCGAGACGCGGCGACATGGCGGCGTCGCGCCCGGCGAGGGTGAATATATCGGCTGGTTGCGCGATCAAGCCCTCCTCGTGGAAGGCGGTCACCTGTTTGTCGCCCAGTCCCTCGATATCGAAGGCGTCGCGGGAGACGAAATGCTTGAGGCGCTCGACGGCCTGGGCCGGGCAGACGAGACCGCCTGTGCAGCGCCGTACCGCATCCACCTTGCCGGTGCGCTGGTTCACCTCGCGCACCGCGTGGCTACCGCAGGCGGGGCACACTGTCGGGAAGGAAAACGGGCGGGCGCCGGCAGGGCGATGCGCCATGACGACTTCGACGATCTGAGGAATGACGTCACCCGCGCGCTGGACGACGACCGTGTCACCGATGCGCACGTCCTTCCTCGCGATCTCGTCCTCGTTGTGCAACGTCGCGTTCTGGACGACGACGCCACCGACGGTCACGGGTTCGAGCTTGGCCACAGGCGTCAGCGCGCCGGTACGACCAACCTGAATCTCGATGTCGCGAAGGATCGTCGTTGCGCGTTCGGCGGAGAACTTGTGCGCGATCGCCCAGCGGGGGGCGCGCGAGACGAAGCCGAGGCGCTCCTGGAGATCGAGCCGGTCGACCTTGTAGACCATGCCGTCGATGTCGTAGGAGAGCGTGGCGCGCATCGCCTCCACCTGCCGGTAGGCTTCAAGCGCCTCGGCAACGGAGTTGCATCTGCGCATGAGCGGGTTGGTGGGAAATCCCCAGGAGGAAAACGCGGCGACGACCGCGCTCTGCGTTTCTCCCGGCAAGGCACTCGCCTCGCCCCAGGTGTAGGCGAAGAACGAAAGCGGCCGCCCGGCGGTGACGGCCGGGTTCTTCTGGCGCAGCGAGCCGGCAGCCGCGTTGCGCGGATTCGCGAACAACTTCTTGCCCTCCCCCGCCAGACGCTCGTTGAGGGATGTGAAATCGGCGCGATCCATGTAGACCTCGCCGCGCACCTCGATGACGGCCGGCAGCCCGCCACCCGATATGCGCGCGGGGACGGAGGCAATCGTGCGGACGTTCGCCGTCACGTTCTCGCCGACCTGGCCATCCCCGCGCGTCGCGGCGCTGACCAGCTCACCTTCCTCGTAACGCAGGGAGATGGAAAGTCCGTCGATCTTGGGCTCGGCGGTCAGCGCCGGGCATTCGCCTTCCGGCAGGGACAAAAACCGGCGGATGCGCTCGGCGAATTCGGCGACGTCCTCGTCGCTGAAGGCGTTGGCGAGCGAGAGCATGGCAACCGAATGGCGGACCTTGGCAAAGCCGGTGGCGGGCGCGGCGCCGACCGCGCCGGCCGGGGAGTCACCGCGCACGAGATCGGGGAACCGCGCCTCGATCTCATCGTTCCGCCGGCGCAGCGCGTCATATTCGGCGTCGGAAATGACCGGATCGTCGTCTCCATGGTAGCGCCGGTCGTGCTCGGCGATCTCGGCGGCGAGCCGGGCAAGCTCACGCTCGGCCTGGCGCGATGTCAGTTCGCCGACGGCGAGGGTGGCGGTGAGTGGTGGGCGCTTCGGCTTCGTGATCATGGCCGTGCTCGCGGGCCGGGGTGAGCGGGCAGGTTCATCGGGATGGCGCGGGCGGTCGGGGCGCGCCGTGGTTTCGCCGCCGGCCTAAGGCGAAACGAACCTGCTGTCCAGGACGTCGCCGCAAACGGCGCCCTCATAGCGCAGACAAAACCCTGCAGATGCGAGGAACGGCGCGGCGACAGATCAGCACACTCTGAAACGTCAGAAGGGATTGATCGCCGCGATGGTGCTCGACCAAGCGCGGCTGATCCAGGAGCCCGAACTCTCGTTCGGCTGATAGCCCTCGTTGCCGAGCAAGGCATAGGCGTCGCGGTACCACTTGCTCTCGGGGAAGTTGTGGCCGAGCACGGCTGCGGCCGTCTGCGCCTCGTTCACGATCCCGAGCGCGAGATAGGCCTCCGTCAGTCGGTAGAGCGCCTCCTCGACGTGTGCGGTGGTCTGGTAGTCCGTGACGACCGTACGGAAGCGGCTGATCGCGCCTTCATACTGTTGCTTCTTCAGATAGAAGCGCCCGACGTTCATTTCCGATGCCGCGAGCACGTCCTGCGTGATCCGGATGCGATTCTGGGCTTCCTCGGCATACTTGCTGTCGGGATAGCGCCGAACCAGCGTCTGCAGTTCCTCGAGCGCGAGCTTGGTCTTGCTCTGGTCACGCGCCGGATCGTTGATCTGGCGGAAGTAGGAGGAGGCGATGATGTGGTGGGCGAGCGCGGCATCGCTGGTGCCAGGATGCAGCGTGGTGTAGCGCTTGGCGGAAGAGATCGCCTCGTCGTAAAGCTCCGCCCGGAAATAGGAATAGGCCGCCATGACGAGCGCGCGGCGGGCCTCGGCCGCGTAGGGATGATCGCGGTCCACGTCCTCGAAACGCTTAGCAGCAGCTTCGTAGCTGCCCGAGCCGAGCATGCGGTCGGCATCGGAATAGATAGCGCCGGCCGGCTCGACAATGCCCGGCGCAGCGGCTTCGTCGCCACCGAACATGGAGCAACCGGCACTCGTGAGCGCCGCGCAAAGCGCAAGGGGAGTCATTGCCTTACGCCAGCTGTGCCTCATCGTGTCCCCCAACCCGAGCCGACGTTCCCGACTCGCCACGCGAGCCATGCCGCTTCGATCGGTGCCCGATGACCCACGGCAGTGTCAAGACGGCGCGCCCGCTCGCCACTGGAAACTCGTTCAAAGCCAACGGCTTGTCCAGCAGGAACGCGCCAAGTCACGCTCTTGCACGAGGACTGTGGTGTTTTGTGGTCGAAGCCGGCCGTCACGCACGCTCGAATTGGGTCGCAGCGGTCGCGGCAAGTGTGTTCGATGAAACGCAGGAGGTGTTCAGGACAGTCGACACGCCGCGCCAATCAGTCGGAACGACATCCGCGCGAATTACGGGGTTGGATCGCAAGCATGAGCGATCGCACCAACACCGAATTACCCTGACCAGCGATCAACCAACCGAACGGGCAACGGGTCATCGACCCGACAGTCGACCGCCTACGCTCAGCTGCGATCGGCTGCAAAATTGGCCGCCATCGCGCCAACCTGGTGCCCTGCGCGAGCGACGTCACGGCGACGGGGCGCATGTACCATGGTCCAAGCGTCGCGGTCGGCAAAGAGCGCCTTGAGCATGTTGGTGTTCAGGCGATGTCCACCCCGATAGGAGCGATAGGCACAAAGCAGCGGGGCACCAGCGAGGGCCAGATCGCCGACTGCGTCCAGCATCTTGTGACGGACGAACTCGTCCGAATAGCGCAGTCCTTCCGGGTTCAGGATGCGGTCGTCACCGAGCGCGACGGTGTTGTCGAGGGAAGCGCCGAGAGCCAGATTTTTGCGCCACAAGCCCTCGACGTCCTTCATGAAACCGAAGGTGCGGGCCCGGGACAGCTCAGCCCGGAAGGCGCCCGGATTGAGTTCGAGATGGCGGCGCTGGCGGCCGATGAGCGGTGTTTCGAAGTCGATCTCGACGTCGAGATGGAAGCCCGTATGCGGTGCGAGTTCGCCCCAGCAATCGCCTTCCTCGACACGGATCGGCTTCAAGACCTTGATGAACTTGCGGGGAGCGTCCAGCTCGGCCACGCCGACCTCGTCGATCGCGGCGACGAATGCGGAAGAGCTGCCATCCATGATCGGAATTTCGCCGCTGTCGACCTCGATAACGACGTTGTCGACGCTGAGGCCACGAAGGGCGGCGAGGAGGTGTTCGACCGTCGCGATGACTGCGGTGTCAGGATGACCGATGACGGTACAGAGGGTGGCGTTGCAGACCTGGGAGAAGTCGGCAGGAATGTCCGCGACGATCCGGCCTTCACGCAGCGCCACGAAGCGAATTCCGACGTCGGCTTCCGCCGGATGGAGAACCATGCTGACCGGCGCGCCGCTGTGCACGCCATTGCCCGACAGCACGATCTCGCGCGTCAATGTGGTCTGGCTCGAGCCGATGAACCCTCTGGCCGTATGCGGCATGTCAGGTCGTCCCCCTGCAGACCCGGCGCTGCTGGTTCGCAGCGCCCTAGGTCACCCCATGTCGCCATTCGCCCGGTTACTTCTGCACAGGATATCCACAGTTGGAGTGGATCCGGTTCGGATGACAACGTGACATTAGCGTGCGTCGCCGAGTGTCACCAAATCACGCCTTGTTACGGACTGTTACCTTTAACGCGGCGGTTCGCCTCAACTGTTCCCGCCACCGCCCTGCCGGCGGAAAAAAGACGGTATTTCCGTATCCTTAGCCGCAGGCCGTCCGGTCGCCTCCCGCTGGTGATTGGGAGTGGACGAGTGAGGCGCGGCGTTCGGTGACGCGTTGTGTGTTGCGGAATGGCCACTTCCTTGAGGCTGTCCCGGCGCCACGGGCGCGCGCGATTCGACGGGCTCGCTGTCGCCATCGCCGCGACCGGTCAGGCGCTCGAACAGGCTGGCGCGTTTGCGCTGCACCGGGGCCTCGGGCTGCTGACCCTCGGATTTGGCCCGATACTCGCGTTGGGCGTGAGCCGGGAACGCCTCGAGATCCGGCATGCGGGACGGAGCGGAGCGGATCTCGGCCGGTGCCTGGGGCCGGAACGCACCGCCCTGGGTGCCGGTCGTGGAGGTTGGCGTGGCGCTCTCGGGGCGAGGCTCGGGCTGGCGCTCGCCACCGGCGGCCGGACGCGCGTAGGTGGACGCGATGCTGCGCGGTGGCCCGAGTTCGATCGTGACGTCGTCCTCGACCACCATGGCCTGTCGCGGGGCTTGGCCTGCCGGGGCCCCGGCGGGGGCGCCAGCGAGCGGCGATGACGGACGGTCGGCGGCCGGCGCATTCGGCCGCTGTGGCTGCGGCGGGGCCGATGCGGCGGCGGGCGGGTTCGCCGGCTGCGCTTGGGTAGCGCTCGTCTGCGCAACGGTCGGAGCGGGTTTCGCCTGAGGCGAAGGCGTCGACGCGGTCTGCCCCGCGGCAACCGCGGAAGCGGCATGAGGGGAGGCGACCGCGCCGCGCGGCATCTCGGGTTGTGGCGGACGGACGGCCTGCGACTTCGATGCGAGACCCGATGCGACGATCGAGACGCGAATCTTTTCGCCGAGCGAGTCGTCGAACGTGGCACCGACGATGATGTTGGCCTCCGGGTCGACTTCCTCACGCACGCGGCTCGCTGCCTCGTCGACCTCATAGAGCGTCATGGCCGTCGAGCCGGTGATGCTGACGAGCAGGCCCTTGGCCCCCTTCATCGTGATCTCGTCGAGCAGCGGATTGGCGATCGCGAGTTCGGCTGCCTCGAGGGCACGGCGCTCGCCAGCCGCTTCGCCGGTCCCCATCATGGCTGTGCCCATGTTGAGCATGATGGCCCGGACGTCGGCGAAATCGAGGTTGATCAGGCCCTCGCGCACGATGAGATCGGTGATGCAGGCGATGCCGGAGTGCAGCACCTGGTCGGCCATCACGAAGGCCTCGGCGAAGGTCGTCTTCTCGTTGGCGATGCGAAAGAGGTTCTGGTTTGGGATGACGATGAGGGTGTCGACCTGCTTGCCGAGTTCGGCGATGCCGGCCTCGGCGACGCGCATGCGCCGATTGCCCTCGAAGTGGAACGGCTTGGTGACCACACCGACCGTCAAGATGCCCATCTCGTGCGCCGCGCGCGCCACCACCGGCGCTGCGCCCGTGCCGGTGCCGCCACCCATGCCGGCGGCGACGAACACCATGTGGCAGCCCGAAATGTGCGAGCGGATCTCGTCGATTGCCTCCTCGGCCGCGCTCTCTCCGATCTCGGGGCGTGCGCCGGCGCCGAGCCCCTCGGTGAGGTTGGTGCCAAGCTGGACGACGATGTCCGCGCTCGACATGGCCAGCGCCTGGGCATCCGTGTTGGCGACGATGAAGTCGACACCCGTGACGCCAGCCGCAATCATGTTGTTGATCGCGTTGCCGCCGGCGCCACCGACACCGATCACGCAGATCCGTGGCTTGAGCTCAGTGATATTGGGAAGCGAAAGCCTGATGCCCATGCCGATCCCACCCTCCTCGACGGTGCGCCGGAGCGAACTCCGATGCACGGTTTGCCTCGGGAGCGACGGCGACCGCCATCGTTCCCCGCAACGCAACCCAACCAACGCCGTCACGAGGCGGTATCACCGCCCGGCGCCCGACACGGCGCCAAGTCCCTTCAAGCTCCGCGAGCCAAACTCGGCTCCTCGTCCCAGAAGCTCTCCTTGAACCATTGCCCGACGCGCCCGAGGTAGCCTCGCGGCGTGCGTGTGCCCTGGCCCTCGCCGGCAACGCCGATGCCCCGCGGCATGGCGCGCGCGTGCAACAAGCCGACGACGGTCGAAAAGCCCGGCGCGCGGACGTTCTCGGGCAGGCCGGCGAACGGTTGCGGCCGACCGATGCGGACCGGTCTGGCGAACACCTGCGCCGCATACGCCCCTACCCCCGTCAACTGGCTGGCTCCCCCCGTCAGCACGATGCGGTCCCCGGCGAACTCGGCAAAGCCACTCCCCTCGAGCCGCCTTGCGACGAGTTCCAGGGTCTCGTGAACCCGTCCCTGGATGATCTCCCGAATGTCGGCGCGCGTGACCTGGTGCAACCCGGCATCCTCGTCCTGGCCGACGAGCGGATAGGAGATGACCTCGTGGGCGTCCGAAGCCGCCCCGATGATTGTGCCATAAAGCGTCTTGATTCGCTCGGCCTCGGCAAGCGGCGCAGAGAGCTGGCGCGCGATATCGTATGTGACGTGATGCCCGCCGAGCGCGACCGCGTCGGTGTAGACGAATTGGCCCTCGGCGAAGATCGAGAGCGTCGTGGTGCCGCCACCCATGTCGATGCAGGCGACGCCGAGCCTCGCTTCCTCGGCGCTGAGTACGGCGAGGGCGCTTGCATAGGGCGTCGGAACCAGCCCCTCGATGTCGAGGTGACAACGATCGAGCAGGCCGACGATGGCATCGAGTGGGGAGCCCTCGGCGGTCACGACGTGCACTTCGGCGGCGAGTTCCGAGGCCGGGCGCCCGCGCGGATCGACGATGCCGGGGGTGCCGTCCACCTGATAGGAGAGCGCGCCGAGATGGAGGGCGACGCGCTCGTCCTTCTCGGCGAAGCGACGGGCGGTTTGCAGCAGGTGGTCGATGTCGCCATCCGTCACACGCTCGCCCGGCAAGCGGCGGCGGGCCGTGAAATTGGTGCTGCGCAAGCGCCCGCACGAGACCGAAACGACGACGTCCTCGACGGTGACGCCCGCCATCTGCTCGGCCCGGCCGATCACGGCGCGGACCGCCTCCTCGGCATCGTTCATGTCGACGATCACGCCGGACTTGATGCCGCGGGCCTGCTTGGTCGCCACGGCCAGGAGTCGCGCCTTCAGCGGTTTGCCGATGGCGTGGTTGCTGCCTGCCCAGGGCGCCAGAGCCGCGATCATGCAGCAGACCTTGGAGGATCCGATGTCGAGCACGGTCACGATACGCTCCGCGCCCCGTCGTTTGTCGAACGCACTCAGCACGATATTCCACTCCTCTCGTACATACGGGCGAAACGACACGCGCTCGCCTCGGAACCGATGGCTTCAGCCACCCCGGCGCACGCTGCCGGTCGCCTCGCTCACGCGGCGTCCGACGAGCAGCAGCGGCTCGTCCGGCACGCGGAGATCGATCTCGGAAACACCGCCCTCGAGCCGGGGATCGTCCAGAAGACGGCGGGCAGTGGCGAGCGAGGCCGCGAGCATCGCCCGCTCGCCGCCCGCGATGTCGTCACGGGCAGCCGGCAGATGGATGCTGCGACCGTCGCGCAACTCGAGCGTCCAGCGGCGCTCGGCAACGCGAACATAGGCGCGCACCTCATCGGCGAGCGCGCCATGCGCCGCGATCACATCGAAGAGGTCGCGGGCAGCCTCGGGCGCGCCCTCGCCGACGATGAGAGGCAACTGCGTGAAGGCGGTCGGGGCAACCGGCTCGAGGATGTGGCCGGCGCCGTCGACGAGAAAGAGCATGCCGCGGTTCTGCCAGACGAGGCCCGGTGTGCGCTCGGTGACTTCGACCATCAGGGTATCGGGCAGGATGTAGACCAGCCGCGTGCTCTCGACCCAGGCGAGCCGAGCGAGGCGTTCACGCGCCGCCACCCCGGAAAAGCCGAGGAACGTGGCACGCTCATCGAGCCCCAGGGCAGAATAAATTTCCCCGTCACTCGTGTGACGATGACCTACGACGGCGACATGTGAGATGTCGAGATCGAGGGCGACGCCGAGGCGATCGGCGAGCATGGCGAGGTCGGCGAGACCGGTCGGAAGGCGGCCCTGCCAGGCAAGTGCCGCCGCCGCCGGGACGGCGAGCATGACGGCGATCACGGCGAATGCGGCCAGCCGGCGAAGGCCCGCCGCCCAGCGCCCGAGCGCCCTCTGGCCGCGATTGCGCCCGCGGCGGGCCTCTTGGGCGGCTCGCCGTACGACGCGGGGCAGGTCGCCGGTCGCATCGACCGCAGGCATGCGCGAGCCGCCGATGTCACCACCGGAAAAATGCGGCTCACGATGCCTGCTCAGCGGTTGCAACTCGCGTCCTCCACCATCCAATGCACCAACTCGGCGAGCGGCATGCCCTTGTGCGCCGCCTGCTCGGGGACCAGCGAGGTCGCGGTCATGCCCGGCTGCGTGTTCACTTCGAGGCAGATCAGCTCGAACGATCCGTCGGCACGCTCGTCGAGGCGGAAATCCGAACGCGAGACGCCGCGGCATCCGAGTGCCTGATGGGCCGCTAACGACAGTCTCTCAATGGAACGGTAAATATCCGGTGAAATTCGCGCCGGAATGACATGGCGGGAGCCTCCGGCGGCATACTTGGCCTCGTAATCGTAGAACGCGAGGTTCTCGGCCGGCAGAATCTCCGTCACCCCGAGAGGGGTTTCGCCCATGACGGCGCAGGTCAATTCGAGCCCCGGCACATAGCGCTCGGCCATCCAGCGGTAGCGGCGCAGCTTGGAGTCGGCGAGGATGACGTCCGGATTGAAATTGGAATCCTCGCGCACGAGGAAGACGCCGACGCTCGAGCCCTCGGCGACCGGCTTCAAGACGAAGGGGCGGGCGATCGACTCCTCGCCGGCCGCAAGGCGGGACATGTCCACGACACGGCTCTCGGCGACCGGCACGCCGACCGCCTTCATGACGATCTTGGCGCGCTCCTTGTCCATGGCGAGGGCGGAGGCGAGCACGCCCGAGTGGGTGTAGGGGATCTCCAGCATCTCGAGGATGGCCTGCATGCCGCCGTCCTCGCCGAAGTGACCATGGAGGATATTGAAGCAGACGTCCGGCTTCAGCGCCTGGAGCGTTGCAACGATATCGCGGTCGACGTCCACCTCGGTGACCTCGTAGCCGGCCTCGCGCAGCGCCGCCGCGCAGCATGCCCCCGAAGCAAGGCTCACCTCGCGCTCGGCCGACCAGCCGCCGAGCAGCACTGCGACGTGGTTGTATTTGCGTTCGGGCATCGGGGTGGCTCCTCCAGCTTCGGGCATGAAGTTGCGAGGATAGCCGATTCCAGTGGTGGCGGGATGGCGGAGGCGCCGGGGCGGTGCTGCCAGGGAGTGACGCGAACGGCCACCCTAACCCGCCAGGGCCTCGCCGGTGGCGTGGCCCGGCAGGGCGTTGCCGATGCGCTTGATCTCCCATTCGAGGGTGATGCCGCTCGCCGCCAGAACGCGCGCGCGCACCGTCTCGCCGAGCCGCTCGATGTCCTCGGCGCTGGCCCCACCCGTATTGATCAGGAAGTTGCAGTGCTTTTGCGAGACCATCGCGCCGCCGATCACGAGGCCACGGCAGCCGGCCGCGTCGATCAGTTTCCAGGCACTCTCGCCCGGTGGATTCTTGAACGTGGAGCCCCCCGTGCGCTCGCGCGTCGGCTGATGCTCCTCGCGGTAGGCGGCGACCTCCTCGTTGGCCGCCTCGATCTCGGCGGGATCGCCGGGCCGGCCAGCAAAGAGTGCCTCGGTGAAGATGAGTTCCTCGGGGGCGGCGCAATGGCGGTAGGTGTAGCCGAGGTCGGCGTTGCTCAAGGTGACGATCCGCCCATCGCGGCCAACGGCGCGGGCCTCCACCAGAACGTCCTTGGTCTCGGAGCCATGGGCACCAGCGTTCATGCGGATGGCGCCGCCGATCGAGCCCGGGATGCCCCGGTAGAACGAGAGCCCAGCGATGCCCGCCTCGGCGGCGGCACGCGCGACCTTGACGTCCGGCACCGCGGCCCCGGCCCGCAAGCGGCTCGCCGGCTCTATCGCGACGTCCGAAAAGCCCCGCGCGAGACGCACCACGACGCCGGAAACGCCGCCGTCGCGGATCAGCAGATTGGAGGACAGCCCGATCACCGTGACCGGTGTGGCCGGGTCGAGACCCGCGAGGAGGGCGGCCAGATCGGCCTCGTCGGCGGGCGTGAAGAGCGCCTCGACCGGGCCACCCACCCGAAACCACGTCATATCGGCAATCGAGGCACCGGCGACGAGACGGCCCCGCAATCCCGGGACATCGGCACGAATGCGCTCGACGAGATCCGCCATGGTCCGGCTCCCGCTCAGGCGGCGCCACCAGCGGCGCGGCGCATCGCGGCAAGCTCCGTCGGCAGGCCGTGGGACCAATCCGTCACGGTGCCCGCGCCGATGCCGATCACGAGGTCGCCGGGCTTGGCATAGCGCACGAGGATCGGCGCCAGCTCCCGCTCGCTCTCGACCGCGATGGCATCGCACCCGCCGCGTGCCTTGATGGCGTGGGCGAGCGTGCGGTGATCGCGCCCGGGGATCGGCTCCTCGCCGGCGGCATAGACCGGGGCGACCAGCACGGCGTCCGCATCGCCAAAGCAGCCGCAGAACTCCTCGAAGAGATCATTCAGACGGGAGAAGCGGTGCGGCTGCATGATGGCGATGACGCGGCCGGAGGTCGCCCGGCGTGCCGCGCTCAGCACCGCCGCGATCTCCACGGGATGGTGCGCATAGTCGTCGTAGAACGAGACCCCGTTCCAGGTGCCGGTCGGCGTGAAGCGTCGCTTGACGCCGCCGAAGCTCGCGAGCCCTTCGCGGATGCGCGCGTCGGGAATGCCGACCTCGGAGGCGACCGCGATCGCAGCCAGCGCATTGAGCACGTTGTGGCGCCCCGGCACGGGGATCATCAGGTCGCCGAGGCGGCGCGCGC
The sequence above is a segment of the Hyphomicrobiales bacterium genome. Coding sequences within it:
- the ligA gene encoding NAD-dependent DNA ligase LigA, encoding MITKPKRPPLTATLAVGELTSRQAERELARLAAEIAEHDRRYHGDDDPVISDAEYDALRRRNDEIEARFPDLVRGDSPAGAVGAAPATGFAKVRHSVAMLSLANAFSDEDVAEFAERIRRFLSLPEGECPALTAEPKIDGLSISLRYEEGELVSAATRGDGQVGENVTANVRTIASVPARISGGGLPAVIEVRGEVYMDRADFTSLNERLAGEGKKLFANPRNAAAGSLRQKNPAVTAGRPLSFFAYTWGEASALPGETQSAVVAAFSSWGFPTNPLMRRCNSVAEALEAYRQVEAMRATLSYDIDGMVYKVDRLDLQERLGFVSRAPRWAIAHKFSAERATTILRDIEIQVGRTGALTPVAKLEPVTVGGVVVQNATLHNEDEIARKDVRIGDTVVVQRAGDVIPQIVEVVMAHRPAGARPFSFPTVCPACGSHAVREVNQRTGKVDAVRRCTGGLVCPAQAVERLKHFVSRDAFDIEGLGDKQVTAFHEEGLIAQPADIFTLAGRDAAMSPRLAERDGWGATSARNLFAAIEARRDIALDRFIYALGVRHVGETTARVLARSYVTIEAFIEAMRATTDREGAAYGELDSIDGIGEVACEALAEFFAEPHNVKAVDDLLAEIRVAPFFAPDTAGSPVAGLTVVFTGTLERLGRAEAKAQAERLGAKVAGSVSGKTDIVIAGAAAGSKLKKAAELGVRVMSEEEWLALIGSP
- the bamD gene encoding outer membrane protein assembly factor BamD — translated: MRHSWRKAMTPLALCAALTSAGCSMFGGDEAAAPGIVEPAGAIYSDADRMLGSGSYEAAAKRFEDVDRDHPYAAEARRALVMAAYSYFRAELYDEAISSAKRYTTLHPGTSDAALAHHIIASSYFRQINDPARDQSKTKLALEELQTLVRRYPDSKYAEEAQNRIRITQDVLAASEMNVGRFYLKKQQYEGAISRFRTVVTDYQTTAHVEEALYRLTEAYLALGIVNEAQTAAAVLGHNFPESKWYRDAYALLGNEGYQPNESSGSWISRAWSSTIAAINPF
- a CDS encoding UDP-3-O-acyl-N-acetylglucosamine deacetylase, with protein sequence MPHTARGFIGSSQTTLTREIVLSGNGVHSGAPVSMVLHPAEADVGIRFVALREGRIVADIPADFSQVCNATLCTVIGHPDTAVIATVEHLLAALRGLSVDNVVIEVDSGEIPIMDGSSSAFVAAIDEVGVAELDAPRKFIKVLKPIRVEEGDCWGELAPHTGFHLDVEIDFETPLIGRQRRHLELNPGAFRAELSRARTFGFMKDVEGLWRKNLALGASLDNTVALGDDRILNPEGLRYSDEFVRHKMLDAVGDLALAGAPLLCAYRSYRGGHRLNTNMLKALFADRDAWTMVHAPRRRDVARAGHQVGAMAANFAADRS
- the ftsZ gene encoding cell division protein FtsZ; the protein is MGIRLSLPNITELKPRICVIGVGGAGGNAINNMIAAGVTGVDFIVANTDAQALAMSSADIVVQLGTNLTEGLGAGARPEIGESAAEEAIDEIRSHISGCHMVFVAAGMGGGTGTGAAPVVARAAHEMGILTVGVVTKPFHFEGNRRMRVAEAGIAELGKQVDTLIVIPNQNLFRIANEKTTFAEAFVMADQVLHSGIACITDLIVREGLINLDFADVRAIMLNMGTAMMGTGEAAGERRALEAAELAIANPLLDEITMKGAKGLLVSITGSTAMTLYEVDEAASRVREEVDPEANIIVGATFDDSLGEKIRVSIVASGLASKSQAVRPPQPEMPRGAVASPHAASAVAAGQTASTPSPQAKPAPTVAQTSATQAQPANPPAAASAPPQPQRPNAPAADRPSSPLAGAPAGAPAGQAPRQAMVVEDDVTIELGPPRSIASTYARPAAGGERQPEPRPESATPTSTTGTQGGAFRPQAPAEIRSAPSRMPDLEAFPAHAQREYRAKSEGQQPEAPVQRKRASLFERLTGRGDGDSEPVESRAPVAPGQPQGSGHSATHNASPNAAPHSSTPNHQREATGRPAAKDTEIPSFFRRQGGGGNS
- the ftsA gene encoding cell division protein FtsA, which encodes MLSAFDKRRGAERIVTVLDIGSSKVCCMIAALAPWAGSNHAIGKPLKARLLAVATKQARGIKSGVIVDMNDAEEAVRAVIGRAEQMAGVTVEDVVVSVSCGRLRSTNFTARRRLPGERVTDGDIDHLLQTARRFAEKDERVALHLGALSYQVDGTPGIVDPRGRPASELAAEVHVVTAEGSPLDAIVGLLDRCHLDIEGLVPTPYASALAVLSAEEARLGVACIDMGGGTTTLSIFAEGQFVYTDAVALGGHHVTYDIARQLSAPLAEAERIKTLYGTIIGAASDAHEVISYPLVGQDEDAGLHQVTRADIREIIQGRVHETLELVARRLEGSGFAEFAGDRIVLTGGASQLTGVGAYAAQVFARPVRIGRPQPFAGLPENVRAPGFSTVVGLLHARAMPRGIGVAGEGQGTRTPRGYLGRVGQWFKESFWDEEPSLARGA
- a CDS encoding FtsQ-type POTRA domain-containing protein, translated to MQPLSRHREPHFSGGDIGGSRMPAVDATGDLPRVVRRAAQEARRGRNRGQRALGRWAAGLRRLAAFAVIAVMLAVPAAAALAWQGRLPTGLADLAMLADRLGVALDLDISHVAVVGHRHTSDGEIYSALGLDERATFLGFSGVAARERLARLAWVESTRLVYILPDTLMVEVTERTPGLVWQNRGMLFLVDGAGHILEPVAPTAFTQLPLIVGEGAPEAARDLFDVIAAHGALADEVRAYVRVAERRWTLELRDGRSIHLPAARDDIAGGERAMLAASLATARRLLDDPRLEGGVSEIDLRVPDEPLLLVGRRVSEATGSVRRGG
- a CDS encoding D-alanine--D-alanine ligase, which gives rise to MPERKYNHVAVLLGGWSAEREVSLASGACCAAALREAGYEVTEVDVDRDIVATLQALKPDVCFNILHGHFGEDGGMQAILEMLEIPYTHSGVLASALAMDKERAKIVMKAVGVPVAESRVVDMSRLAAGEESIARPFVLKPVAEGSSVGVFLVREDSNFNPDVILADSKLRRYRWMAERYVPGLELTCAVMGETPLGVTEILPAENLAFYDYEAKYAAGGSRHVIPARISPDIYRSIERLSLAAHQALGCRGVSRSDFRLDERADGSFELICLEVNTQPGMTATSLVPEQAAHKGMPLAELVHWMVEDASCNR
- the murB gene encoding UDP-N-acetylmuramate dehydrogenase; amino-acid sequence: MADLVERIRADVPGLRGRLVAGASIADMTWFRVGGPVEALFTPADEADLAALLAGLDPATPVTVIGLSSNLLIRDGGVSGVVVRLARGFSDVAIEPASRLRAGAAVPDVKVARAAAEAGIAGLSFYRGIPGSIGGAIRMNAGAHGSETKDVLVEARAVGRDGRIVTLSNADLGYTYRHCAAPEELIFTEALFAGRPGDPAEIEAANEEVAAYREEHQPTRERTGGSTFKNPPGESAWKLIDAAGCRGLVIGGAMVSQKHCNFLINTGGASAEDIERLGETVRARVLAASGITLEWEIKRIGNALPGHATGEALAG